The following proteins come from a genomic window of Fretibacterium sp. OH1220_COT-178:
- a CDS encoding ATP-binding protein produces MRRYSDEELLELLKSLESDRIERKESFNGDVPRKVRQAVCAFANDLPNHNEPGVLFVGAKDDGEPSGLHVTDRLLLALADIKTDGNILPLPVLSVEKRVLRGAELAVVTVMPSDMPPVKYDGRIWIRTGPRRAIANEQEERLLIERRRYKNLPFDIYPVPSARITDLSRSIFENEYLPSAFAPDVLEENNRTYEERLASCKMIVSPENAIPTVLGLFALGKSPQDFLPGACIQFLRIDGTELADPVVDEEKIGGAVVEMLRRAEEKLRAHNRVAVDIASAPTHRIGMPYPPAAIQQILYNAVLHRTYESTNAPVRVYWFDDRIEIHSPGGPYGNVTSENFGRPGITDYRNPNIADVLKTFGFIQAFGRGIPTARREAERNGNPPLEFETSQSAVVCTLRRKS; encoded by the coding sequence ATGAGACGATATTCGGATGAAGAACTTTTAGAGTTGCTGAAATCTCTGGAGTCCGACAGGATCGAACGTAAAGAATCCTTCAACGGGGACGTGCCCAGGAAGGTGCGTCAAGCCGTTTGTGCATTTGCCAACGATTTGCCGAATCACAATGAGCCCGGCGTTCTTTTTGTCGGCGCGAAGGACGATGGGGAGCCTTCCGGGTTGCATGTGACCGATCGGCTTTTGCTTGCCCTGGCGGATATCAAGACGGATGGAAATATTCTGCCCCTGCCCGTGCTTTCTGTGGAAAAGCGCGTTTTGAGGGGGGCGGAGCTGGCGGTCGTGACCGTCATGCCCTCCGATATGCCGCCCGTGAAGTACGATGGAAGAATCTGGATTCGCACAGGGCCTCGCCGAGCCATTGCCAACGAGCAGGAGGAACGGCTCTTGATCGAGAGGAGACGATACAAAAACCTTCCTTTCGACATCTACCCCGTGCCTTCGGCCAGAATTACGGATCTGTCCCGGTCGATTTTTGAAAACGAATATCTGCCGTCGGCCTTCGCTCCGGACGTGCTGGAGGAGAACAATCGAACGTATGAGGAGCGGTTGGCGTCCTGTAAGATGATCGTCTCTCCGGAAAATGCGATCCCGACCGTTCTGGGGTTGTTCGCCCTTGGGAAAAGCCCCCAGGATTTTTTGCCGGGGGCCTGCATCCAATTCTTGCGGATCGATGGGACCGAATTGGCGGATCCTGTAGTCGATGAGGAAAAAATCGGTGGGGCGGTCGTCGAAATGCTCCGCCGTGCCGAGGAGAAGCTGAGAGCCCACAATCGCGTTGCCGTGGACATCGCCTCGGCCCCGACACACCGGATCGGCATGCCGTATCCCCCGGCGGCGATACAGCAAATTTTGTACAATGCCGTGTTGCACCGCACGTATGAGAGTACCAACGCGCCTGTGCGAGTGTACTGGTTCGATGATCGAATAGAGATTCACAGCCCGGGGGGGCCCTATGGCAATGTCACCTCCGAAAACTTCGGAAGGCCGGGGATCACGGATTATCGTAATCCGAATATCGCGGATGTGCTCAAGACGTTCGGTTTTATCCAGGCCTTCGGAAGAGGGATCCCCACGGCTCGGAGAGAGGCGGAAAGGAACGGCAATCCTCCTCTGGAGTTTGAGACGAGCCAGAGCGCGGTCGTATGCACGCTCAGGAGGAAATCATGA